The nucleotide sequence CATAATATCACGTCGTTCCGAAGTCAGGTGAGGATTACTCGGCGTCTTATCTGTCACCGGTACATAGACTCCGCCATGCATGGCATTCCATCGACGATAAATAATATCTTTCTTATAAGAAGATCGAGCATGGGTTTGTGCCGTTTCCAGGGTGCTCTGCTGAATTCTATGCATATTCCATGTCATGGAAGAGGTTACCGTTGCCAGCCACAAAAAAGCCAGCACCCAGCCGTACCGCTGTTGCAACCTACATTCCTGCTGTTCAAAACGGTGAATTTGATCTCTTGGACCGGGAGCCATTTTTTTCGCTCGGTTAAAATTCAAGAAAGACATTGGCAGTCCCTGAACTCTCTGAGGGCATCTACTTCGGCATTTAAGACAACATCCCTTCCAGCGGACGGGCTACTCCTCCCCAGAATATATTTTACAAGGAGACCTTCCCGACCGCATTGATCCAAGTCAATAAGGTTAGGTAATTCTTACAGCAGAAAAATTATTTAATGATACGCTTAACGCGTTAGCGCAAAAAAAAGGGGGGGGGCATTTGGGAAAGAAAGGGAAAAAGGCTCTTGCAGGATCCGGTAACAAATCAAAAAAAAGGCTGTACAGTACCTGTACAGCCATCCTTTAAGCAATCCCGCCTGTGTCAGCAGGTTAACAATCAGCGCCCTTATTCATGCAACCTGCCCTTTCTGGGATAACTTGCCCGAACCGGTTGAATCGCCTTGCCCAGCCACCCTATGGCACGACCAAGCTGACGCATATTGGCCATTCCCTCTATATCGTCCTTGACCTCTCCCTTGTCCAGCCCAAAGCCCATATTCCAATATGTTGAGCCAGGAACGATCATCTGGGACATCTGAAACATATGGTTGATGGTGTCAAAGACATGTGTGGCCCCACCTCTTCGGACAGCAACAACCGCCGCACCGATCTTACCGGCAAAGGCATGGTCATTGGCAAAGGCAACATAGCCTGCCCGCTCGATAAGGGCTTTGAGGTCGGCTCCGACCGCTGCAAAGTACACCGGCGAACCCAGGATAATCGCGTCGGCCCTGAGCATCTTACTGTAGATCTCGTTAAAGGCATCTTCCTCCTGCGCGCATCGGTTATCCTGCTTCTTGAAGCAGCTGTGACAGGCCAGACAGCCGCGAATATCGATCCCGCCGACCTTGACCAGCTCTGTTTCCCAGTTAAGATTATCGAGTTCCCCCAAGACCTCCTGCAACAAGACCTCTGTGTTCCCCCCCTTTCTCGGACTCCCGTTTACTGCCAGTGCGTACATGTAATTTCCTCCAAAGACGTTTGGTTAGAATAACATCGAAGACACTTCGGCCTTTGACCAGCTCTTTGCTCTTTCGGCCCATCACCTTCCTGAGGAAGAGAGTTCCGTCTCGTCAGATTAAAATGATAGAGGCTCGCTCGCAATAAAAAAAGGCCGTACAGTCAAAAACTGTACGGCCTTGAGATATCTTGTGGTAGCGGGGACCGGATTTGAACCGATGACCTTCGGGTTATGAGCCCGACGAGCTACCAGACTGCTCCACCCCGCGTCACTGGAAAGCAATATATACTAATCTCGACATCCTGTCAAGAGATTATTTCACACTATCATTCTTTTTTATTTATCAGGCTCCATCTCCTGTTGCCATATACCCTGAATCGCCTCCCGAATATTATCTGGAAAGGACATCAGCTTGCCCTGGCGATTGATGCAGGCATGGTTGGTAAAGCCCTTAGCCA is from Candidatus Electrothrix sp. GW3-4 and encodes:
- a CDS encoding flavodoxin family protein — its product is MYALAVNGSPRKGGNTEVLLQEVLGELDNLNWETELVKVGGIDIRGCLACHSCFKKQDNRCAQEEDAFNEIYSKMLRADAIILGSPVYFAAVGADLKALIERAGYVAFANDHAFAGKIGAAVVAVRRGGATHVFDTINHMFQMSQMIVPGSTYWNMGFGLDKGEVKDDIEGMANMRQLGRAIGWLGKAIQPVRASYPRKGRLHE